From Strigops habroptila isolate Jane chromosome 16, bStrHab1.2.pri, whole genome shotgun sequence:
ACCTCCACCACAGGCCTGGATGaagaagagtttgggttttCCTCTCAAACTCGGGCAATTGGACCCATTGAAATAGTTCACAATCTTTTCTATTGGAATGGGTTTTCCATCTGTTCCGTAAACGCCGCCGGGAAACTGAATATGGCTTGTCTGCAAGAGGAAAATCCAGGAGCCAGTAATGCAGAAGGAGAGGCCAGTGCTGAGGGAACCCACCTCTGATGGGTGCTCTGCAGCCTAAAGTTCCCACAGCCAGGCTTGATTCCTCATGTTTGCTCCTTGTCAGGGTGAGGGGACAATGCAGCATCATCTGAAATATGCTAACACCCATCCTCCTATAATCTAACCCCTAACCCACCTCTTCCAGTGATGGGGTTCTTCATCCTCTGGGACAACAGGCACTTAACATCCACCATTTTCCCAACAATCACTCTCCCCTCCCCATTCTATGAGGCCCCAGACTTTAAACAGGCTTTCCTACTGATAGCATCTCCCCCATCAGAGCTGGAGGCACAGGAAGGACTGAATGGCCACAGCGTGAGGGTCAGCGCTGCCTCCCTTCACTCCCTGCCTGTCATTCAGGTCCAAATTATACAGCCCAGCTTCCAAACCGGAGAACACTTGGCAAGGCTGGATCACactgtgctggagaagcagaaCAGTTTGTACCAGGAGCAGTTCAGTTTGTATCCTCAGCCCAGATACAAAATGTAACTCTGCAATGTGCAGCAGCAGGGGGAGCAAAAACCTTGGGAATGACCCTGTTCCCACGCAGGCAGCCTCACCAAGGGCAAAGGGAGAGATGGGAGGAACCCACCTGGCAGCCGTGGGAAAGGATGACCACAATGCAGCAGTCCAGGGCGCTGTGGTCCCGCCGAGccagcttctgcagctctgaaacCATGTCCTGCGTGGGAAACACCACAGTACAGTTGTTCAAACCACACCACAGATTGCTGCTGGGGACTCCTCTtaccacagactggtttgggttggaagggatctaaagctcctccagctccaaccccctgccacgggcagggacaccttccactagagcaggttgctccaagcccctgtgtccaacctggccttgaacactgccagggatggggcagccacagcttctgtgggcaccctgtgccagcgcctcagcaccctcacagggaagagcttctgcctcagagctcatctcagtctcccctcgtTCTCTATCTGCTGAAATGCTCCACTTCCTATTAGCAGAAAACCTTGGTTTACTTTCAGTGTCTGCTCCAGATGATTGAGCTCCCCCCACTGCTGTGAGAAACAGCCAAGGACTGTACAAGAGGCAAATCCCACCCCCCGCCACACACAACCCAAAGGCTGCCCGAGCTATGGCACAAATACAACCTCACCCATTTCCCTGCAGACCACAACCAGGAATCAGAGTTCAGGGGTAAGGGTGAAGAAGTGAAAGGTCCTCTCTCCTGCTACCACAGCGTGGTAATGAGATAAGAGCAATCAATTCCTTCTCTGAGCAGCGCAGGCCCTGGCTTTCAGCATGCTGCAAACACGGGGGCATTTCCCATCACACACACTTCCAGGGCTCAACACAGTGGCCTCACCTGAGCTTCCAGGTCCCTCTGAGTCAGGACGTCGAAGCTCAAGGCCCTGAAGCGCTTCTCCAGCTTCTCACAGTCCACGTCGGAGCCGCGGCGAGTGCACAGACCCGAGTCTGCAGCGAAGTTGATGTTGTTGAGGATCAGGCAGCGCCCGCACGGATCCGCTCGCAGCTGGTAAACCTGCCAGGCACACACACTGCAGTTAAACACCCTCTCATCCAGGTGTCTGCTGGCTATTCCTGCAGGACGCAATGCCAAGGAGGAACAGGAGTCCTTAAAGCAGCCCAGTTCACAGCTTTTTCACCTCTCCAAGCCTAAGTATGGATAAGAGCCTCCATTCTCCAGGCATACATTGTTATCAGCACCAGGGAATGCAAACCCACCCACCAAATTGGGTGGGAATTTGTGGAAAGCAGCTGCTTCTTCACCCACAGAGTCTCCAATGGCAAGTTGAAGCTTCTGAGAGGATTTTTAGGCATTGTCATCAAATGTGACCACAACAGCCCACATGAGGAGCTGAGAATGGGGTAGAAAAATCTCCCCGAGGCTCAACTTTACCATCAACAGCAGCACCACAGGAATTTCCTGAGGGCTACCCTCAACCCTGTGCTTCCAAAGTCTAAACAGGATCTACCACAGAATCACTAGTGTTggagggacctctggagatcatccagtgcaaccccctgccaaggcagggccacccagagcaggtcccacaggaatgtgtccaggtgggtttgggatgtctccagagagggagactccacaacccccctgggcagcctgtgccagggctctgacACCCTCAGCGTAAGGAAGTTCCTTGTCATGTTGGGGTGAAACTTgttgtggtttagtttatggccattgctcctcgtcctgtcactgggcaccactggaaagaggctggcaccatcctcctggcacccacctttgagcTATTGATGTCCATagatgagatcccctctcaggctgctcttctccagactaaccaggcccagctcccacaatctctcctcataagagagatgctccagacccctgagcatccttgtgcCCCTGAGCAATGGCTCAGATGACACAGAGCAAGAACCAGCTAACCCCGGGTTAGTTCCTGGCAGCCACCCACGAGGCTCAGAGCCTTTGCTTAATAGGGAATGTTTTCAGCCCAACCAAATACTGACCAGATCCCGGTTCCACTTGTCAACAGCCGAACCTACAACACACAACAGAGACACAGGATTTAGCTCTCCCACTCTCCAAAACAAGGTGTTACCCATCTTCCTTCCAAAATCCATGTCGATCCTTCCCTGTAGGCCCTGACACGGTGGTGGTGTGTATGAGCTCCCTGGCTCTCCAGGGCAACTTGGGCCACGGCTTACCCCGGACTGGCACAGGAGGCACCCGAGGTCTTTCACTCTCTGCTTGCACTGGGATGGACAAACGTTCTGGAAGGTTCACATCTGTAAAGACAGAGGTCAGTCAGATCTCACTTCTACCCCTTCTGACGTGACACTACAAGTAACCAACCCAGGGTCCCCAAAAGGACCCTGCTGCGAGGCTGCAGTGTCACATCATGtctgttttcccctttggaGGGTTTTACAGACTCAAGTTTCTTCTTACAATGGCACAAGCTGGATGCCCATGCAGATTCAGAGGAGCACAAGGTGGTGAGGACATGGCAAAATCCATTCTCACCCAGGTACTGGGGAGGTTCTGTGCAAAACCACAGAGAAGGGTGCTCCTAACGCCACGAGCACACAGCCCAAGCTCTGCACAGTAACCTCGACAAGCCCTGCTCCAGGATAACAGAGTGTGGCAGCAGGTCGAGGTGATCCTCCCTCTCTACTTGATCCTCTGATctgaggccacatctggagtcctgtgtccagtgctgggctcctcagcacaagacaaggagctactggagagggtccagcggaggccacaaggatgctcaggggtctggagcatctcgCTCTTGAGGAGagattgtgggagctgggcctggttagtctggagaagggcAGCCTGAGAGGGGATCTTATCTATGCACATCAATAgctcaaaggtgggtgccaggaggatggtgccagactctttccagtgatgcccagtgacaggacgaggagcaatggccatacACTAAACCACAACAggtttcacctcaacatgaggagGAACTTCCTTACGCTGAGGGTgtcagagccctggcacaggctgcccagggaggttgtggagtctccctctctggagacatcccaaacccacctggacacgttcctgtgtgccctgctctgggtggccctgccttggcaggcGTTGCACTGATGATCTCCAGAGCTCCCTCCAACCCTGATGATTCTGTGACAATAAAACCCAGGACTTCACAGACTATGACCATGGTGAGATGAATCCCGACTGCCACCACTTCACATGCTGCTGTTTGCCCAGAAAACAGTGACACCCTCGAGTCTTACTTTCATGATGTTCTTCCCCAGGTAACTCCAGCTCGACAGGCCTCAGGTCTACCAGCTGTGGTGGTGCCGACGGGCATCCACACTCCTCAGCCAGCATGTCCGCAAGGTCTCCCTGCCCTGTGTCCCGCAGGATAGAGAGGAACACAGGGAAAGCCCGCTTCCCTCGGGTCTCCAGGTCGATGACCAGCTGCCGGGCTTGCTCTCCTCGGCTGCCAGCGCTCTGCAGGGGAGGAAACCCCAGGATAACACATCGacataaggatgctggggagggactcttccttagggactgtagtggtaggacaaggggtaatgggttcaaacttaaacaggggaagtttagattagctataaggaagaagttctttactgtgagggtggtgaggcactggaatgggttgcccagggaggttgtggaagctccatccctggcggtgttcaaggccaggttgaatggagtcttgggtgacatggtttagtgtaaggtgtccctgtccgtggcagggggttggaactagatgatcttaagctcctttccaacccaaaccattctatgattctatgacaccgAGCTGAGGTGTGCTGCTGGGCCCGCCCTTCCGACTGATCTCCACAGAGGGGAAACACGGGTATCCACACGGGGTGGATGAGACTGAGACCCAGCGGGCAACCAAACCCCAGCCCTGGTGCCCCTCCGACCACAACGCCTGGCTGCCTGCCCCACACAAACCACATACATGGCGTGCAGGGAGCACCCCACAGCGCACAGGGCAGGGTATGACCCCCCAGGCCgcgccgcggggccgccgctcACCTGCACGTCCTCCAGCATGTGCCGGGTGAACAGGCCGCGCTCCCGCAGCGGGCCCCAGAGCGGCGCGACCCGCAGCGCCGCCACCAGCCGGGCCCTGCCGCGCCGCAGGGCCCGCCGCTGCGCCTCCTCCAtgcccgccccgctccgcccgccgccgccgcggcagGAAGCGCCGCCGTCTCTATGGTGACGGCGGGGCGGGCGCGCCGGAAGCGGCGGCGCAGGCTGAGGGCGGCCCGTCCGGTGCCCGGTGTCCGcgtcccccctcccctcccccgcCGCAGCCATGGAGGTGGGCCGGGCGGGCCTGGCCTGGGCCGCCGCGCTGCTGCTGGCGGCGCTGGGCGCGCAGGCCGCGGCGGGGGACTTCGACCCGTACCGCGTCCTCGGGGTCGGCCGCAGCTCCAGCCAGGCCGACATCAAGAAGGCCTACAAGCGGCTCGCCCGGGAATGGTACGTGCCCGCGGGCGGGCGCACGGGCGCGGGGCCGGTCCGCGCCCGCTCGGTTGGCAGGGTTAGGTCGTGCTCGGGAGGCGGTGGGGGCCGCTGCACCCCCCTCAAGTCCGGGGCTTGAGCCCAGCGCCCGGCTCCCCTCGAACGCGTCCCAGCCGCGCTGCGGTTCGGGTGTAAAACCCTGCGGGAGCCTGCTGCGGGCAAAGAAGTTCCCCCCGACTCAGCAGGAGCCTGTAATACACGAGGGTGTGAGTCTCAGTGTGGTAGGTCGATGGGCAAGGGCAAGCCAAGCCCTGCATGCAAAGCGGAGTGTGCCGAagggatgaggttcaacaaggcaaagtgctgggtgctgcacttgggtcacaacaaccccctgcaacgctccaggcttggggcagagcggctggaaactgctcatgggaaaggacctgggggtgctggttgatggagctgaacatgagcagcttgtgcccaggcagccaagaagccgccagcatcctggcctgtatcagcaccagtgtggcagcagggccagggcagtgactgtccccctgtgctgggcactggtgag
This genomic window contains:
- the CASP9 gene encoding caspase-9 — encoded protein: MEEAQRRALRRGRARLVAALRVAPLWGPLRERGLFTRHMLEDVQSAGSRGEQARQLVIDLETRGKRAFPVFLSILRDTGQGDLADMLAEECGCPSAPPQLVDLRPVELELPGEEHHENVNLPERLSIPVQAESERPRVPPVPVRGSAVDKWNRDLVYQLRADPCGRCLILNNINFAADSGLCTRRGSDVDCEKLEKRFRALSFDVLTQRDLEAQDMVSELQKLARRDHSALDCCIVVILSHGCQTSHIQFPGGVYGTDGKPIPIEKIVNYFNGSNCPSLRGKPKLFFIQACGGEQRDRGFVVDSSSPGDEAPRGSVESDATPFQAPSGNVDESDAVASLPTPSDILVSYSTFPGFVSWREVSSGSWYVETLDSVLDQYAPSEDLLNMLLRVANAVSAKGKYKQIPGCFNFLRKKFFFKCK